The following coding sequences lie in one Deltaproteobacteria bacterium genomic window:
- a CDS encoding ABC transporter substrate-binding protein, protein MGAEKAKKAAQPKGEPIKAKIGVISIITGQGAAYGEAITNGIKLARDEVNAKGEVLIDLKIEDSSGKQEQALAAAQKLINSEKVVAIIGPTLSNEMFAAGPEANASGVPIMGTSTTAKGIPQIGKFVFRNSMPESQAIPASVGHAVKKYNIKKVALLYGNDDAFTKSGFDTMKEVAEKLKLNIVTIQEFQKGQADYKAQLTKIASLKPDAVFCSALYNEGGVILAQARKMGLKVPFVGGNGFNSPKVIEIAKEAAEGLIVGTPWFGEKNDPKVKAFVAKYEKSYGKKPDQFAAQAYDAFYIMTNALKAAGKADRAKLRDSLAATKNFQGVVGKFSFDAERDVVMTPSVLIVKGGKFTIFN, encoded by the coding sequence ATGGGGGCGGAGAAGGCCAAAAAAGCGGCGCAGCCAAAGGGCGAGCCGATCAAGGCGAAGATCGGCGTCATTTCCATCATCACCGGCCAGGGGGCGGCGTACGGCGAGGCGATCACGAACGGCATCAAGCTCGCCCGGGACGAAGTCAACGCAAAGGGCGAGGTCCTGATCGACCTGAAAATCGAGGACTCCTCCGGGAAGCAGGAGCAGGCGCTGGCGGCGGCGCAGAAGCTCATCAACTCGGAGAAGGTCGTCGCGATCATCGGCCCCACGCTCTCCAACGAGATGTTCGCCGCGGGCCCCGAGGCCAACGCGAGCGGCGTGCCGATCATGGGAACGTCGACCACGGCGAAGGGAATCCCCCAGATCGGGAAGTTCGTCTTCCGGAACTCGATGCCCGAGTCCCAGGCGATCCCGGCGTCCGTCGGCCACGCGGTGAAGAAGTACAACATCAAGAAGGTCGCTCTCCTCTACGGGAACGACGACGCCTTCACCAAGTCCGGCTTCGACACGATGAAAGAGGTCGCCGAAAAGCTCAAGCTGAACATCGTGACGATCCAGGAGTTCCAGAAGGGGCAGGCGGACTATAAGGCGCAGCTGACCAAGATCGCATCGCTGAAGCCCGACGCGGTCTTCTGCTCCGCCCTGTACAACGAGGGGGGAGTCATCCTTGCCCAGGCGCGGAAGATGGGATTGAAGGTCCCGTTCGTCGGCGGGAACGGCTTCAACTCGCCGAAGGTCATCGAGATCGCCAAGGAGGCGGCGGAGGGGCTGATCGTGGGCACCCCCTGGTTCGGCGAAAAGAACGACCCGAAGGTGAAGGCGTTCGTGGCGAAGTACGAGAAATCGTACGGGAAGAAGCCGGACCAGTTCGCGGCCCAGGCGTACGACGCCTTCTACATCATGACGAACGCGCTGAAGGCGGCGGGGAAGGCAGACCGGGCGAAACTGCGCGACTCGCTGGCGGCGACGAAGAATTTCCAGGGGGTCGTCGGCAAGTTCTCCTTCGACGCGGAGCGCGACGTGGTCATGACGCCCAGCGTCCTGATCGTCAAGGGCGGAAAGTTCACGATCTTCAACTGA
- a CDS encoding ABC transporter ATP-binding protein — protein sequence MSSLLSLREIGKSFGGLSALSDISFDVQPGEIVGVIGPNGAGKTTLFNVVTAVFPPTAGEVVFDGERISGLPPHTITKRGITRTFQNIRLFSTMTVEENVMVGRHCRTGAGVWRGVLRTRGQRREEQGIRAKTRELLDLVGLSGADGEMAAGSLPYGHQRRLEIARALSAEPRLLLLDEPVAGMNDAETQEVFGLIKRVQSLGVTILLIEHDMSLVMKACDRLVVFNFGRKIAEGTPAEIRDDPQVIEAYLGAAEGDADA from the coding sequence GTGAGCAGCCTCCTGTCCCTCCGGGAGATCGGAAAATCCTTCGGGGGACTCTCGGCCCTCTCCGATATCTCCTTCGACGTCCAACCGGGGGAGATCGTCGGCGTCATCGGCCCGAACGGCGCCGGAAAGACGACGCTCTTCAACGTGGTCACCGCCGTCTTCCCGCCGACCGCGGGGGAGGTAGTGTTCGACGGGGAGCGGATCAGCGGGCTCCCTCCGCACACGATCACGAAGCGGGGCATCACGCGGACGTTCCAGAACATCCGCCTCTTCTCCACCATGACCGTCGAGGAAAACGTCATGGTAGGGAGACATTGCCGCACCGGAGCCGGCGTTTGGCGGGGCGTGCTGCGCACCCGGGGGCAGCGGCGTGAGGAACAGGGGATCCGCGCGAAAACGCGGGAACTGCTCGACCTCGTCGGGCTCTCAGGAGCCGACGGGGAGATGGCGGCGGGGAGCCTCCCCTACGGGCACCAGCGGCGGCTCGAGATCGCCCGGGCGCTGTCGGCGGAGCCGCGCCTGCTGCTGCTCGACGAGCCGGTGGCGGGGATGAACGACGCGGAGACGCAGGAGGTGTTCGGGCTCATCAAGCGGGTACAGTCGCTGGGGGTGACGATCCTGCTGATCGAGCACGACATGTCGCTCGTGATGAAGGCGTGCGACCGGCTGGTGGTGTTCAACTTCGGCCGGAAGATCGCGGAAGGGACGCCGGCGGAGATCCGGGACGACCCGCAGGTGATCGAGGCGTACCTCGGCGCCGCGGAAGGGGACGCCGATGCTTGA
- a CDS encoding GDP-mannose 4,6-dehydratase: MPRTVFVTGAAGFIGSHVSEALLARGDRVFGFDNFDPFYDRRIKERNLAPLSAHPSFSFVEGDIRDASALARWGEGIPADALIHLAAKAGVRPSVVDPVGYADVNIHGTIRMLEWARYRMVPKVLFASSSSVYGGNTKVPFSEDDFVDHPVSPYAATKKAGELLCHTYCHLYGMNIAALRFFTVYGPRQRPEMAIHKFTRRILEGKEIDLYGDGSSRRDYTYIDDIVSGVLGALTAPPVYRVYNLGESDTITLSDLVVLIEKACGKAAVLRHKPPQPGDVPVTYADISRARKEIGYDPCTPIGRGVTLFVDWYRRQAATEAGG, encoded by the coding sequence TTGCCCCGCACCGTCTTCGTCACCGGGGCCGCCGGCTTCATCGGCTCGCACGTTTCGGAAGCCCTCCTGGCCCGGGGGGACCGTGTCTTCGGATTCGACAACTTCGATCCGTTCTACGACCGGCGGATCAAGGAGCGCAACCTCGCGCCGCTTTCGGCGCACCCGTCGTTCTCCTTCGTCGAGGGGGACATCCGCGATGCCTCCGCCCTCGCCCGCTGGGGGGAGGGGATCCCTGCCGACGCGTTGATCCATCTGGCCGCGAAGGCCGGGGTGCGACCGTCGGTCGTCGATCCCGTCGGCTATGCGGACGTGAACATCCACGGCACGATCCGGATGCTCGAGTGGGCGCGGTATCGGATGGTCCCGAAGGTCCTCTTCGCCTCCTCCTCGTCCGTCTACGGCGGCAACACGAAGGTTCCCTTTTCCGAGGACGACTTCGTCGATCACCCGGTGAGTCCCTACGCGGCAACGAAGAAGGCGGGGGAACTCCTCTGCCATACATACTGCCACCTGTACGGGATGAACATCGCCGCCCTGCGTTTCTTCACCGTGTACGGGCCCCGCCAGCGCCCCGAGATGGCGATCCACAAGTTCACCCGCCGGATCCTGGAAGGGAAGGAGATCGACCTGTACGGCGACGGCTCCTCCCGGAGGGATTACACCTATATCGATGACATCGTCTCCGGGGTCCTCGGCGCGCTGACCGCGCCCCCGGTGTACCGGGTCTACAACCTCGGGGAGTCGGACACGATCACCCTTTCGGACCTGGTCGTGCTGATCGAGAAGGCGTGCGGGAAAGCCGCCGTGCTGCGCCACAAGCCGCCGCAGCCCGGGGACGTCCCCGTGACGTACGCGGACATCTCCCGCGCGAGGAAAGAGATCGGCTACGACCCGTGCACGCCGATCGGGCGCGGCGTCACGCTGTTCGTCGACTGGTACCGCCGGCAGGCGGCCACGGAAGCGGGCGGGTAA
- a CDS encoding branched-chain amino acid ABC transporter permease has protein sequence MEWLNPYHLQVATFVLINAILGVSIYVTLSTGQLSLGNAGFMSIGAYTAALLSTQHQIPIPVGILAGSLLAGAAGILVGIPSLRLSGVYLAIATLGFGEVLRAVLINWESLTGGAVGIAAIPQMGRVILVWARDRGFSPESLGLQSNQFISLTVFLILLLCTILTVAFFLRLSRSRVGRAYTAIRLDESAAAAAGIPITYYKVLAFSQGALLSGFAGALFAHSTSFVSPADFTYHRAVEILVFAVFGGSEHIFGPVFGAAFLTVVPEALRSISEYRYILYGLLLVLMMVFRPQGVIDPALLRRFRRSGKGTPA, from the coding sequence ATGGAGTGGCTGAACCCGTACCACCTGCAGGTGGCGACGTTCGTGCTGATCAACGCCATCCTCGGCGTGAGCATCTACGTCACCCTTTCCACCGGGCAGCTCTCGCTGGGCAACGCCGGGTTCATGAGCATCGGGGCGTACACCGCCGCCCTTCTCTCCACGCAGCACCAAATCCCGATCCCCGTGGGGATCCTTGCCGGGAGCCTCCTCGCGGGCGCGGCGGGGATCCTGGTCGGCATTCCGTCCCTGCGGCTTTCCGGCGTCTACCTCGCCATCGCCACGCTCGGATTCGGCGAGGTTCTCCGGGCCGTCCTCATCAACTGGGAGTCGCTGACCGGCGGCGCGGTGGGGATCGCGGCGATCCCGCAGATGGGGCGCGTGATCCTCGTCTGGGCGCGCGACAGGGGATTCTCCCCCGAATCGCTCGGGCTCCAAAGCAACCAGTTCATCAGCCTGACGGTGTTCCTGATCCTTCTCCTTTGCACGATCCTGACGGTCGCCTTCTTCCTGCGCCTCTCCCGCTCCCGGGTCGGCCGCGCGTACACCGCCATCCGGCTGGACGAAAGCGCGGCGGCGGCGGCGGGGATCCCCATCACGTACTACAAGGTGCTGGCCTTCTCCCAGGGAGCGCTCCTCTCCGGGTTCGCCGGGGCGCTGTTCGCCCACTCAACGTCGTTCGTGAGCCCGGCGGACTTCACCTACCACCGGGCCGTTGAGATCCTCGTTTTCGCCGTCTTCGGCGGGAGTGAGCACATCTTCGGCCCCGTCTTCGGCGCCGCCTTCCTCACCGTCGTCCCCGAAGCCCTTCGGTCGATCAGCGAGTACCGGTACATCCTCTACGGACTGCTGCTCGTGCTGATGATGGTCTTCCGGCCGCAGGGGGTGATCGACCCCGCCCTGCTGCGACGGTTCCGTCGGTCCGGGAAGGGGACGCCCGCGTGA
- a CDS encoding branched-chain amino acid ABC transporter permease, with translation MFLEQLINGITLGSIYAIVALGYTLVFGVLDIINMAHGEIFMFGAFVSMLIMSKAGAPLPVAFLGAIVVTSAMGLLLEWLALRPLRGRPGASHLASLISTIGVSILLENVAHKIFGSGNHLFETPFAEISFTIGPVTVYLVQVVILLISLLLMVGLALWLSRTRAGKALRATAENLETAGLLGVDTNRMITATVVIASAMGGVAGVLVGMAFNYINNQIGLSMGLKGLAIIIFGGMGSVYGAMAGGLILGLSETFVVAYGSSGYRDAIAFVAIIVILLIKPQGLFGQAPAEAKR, from the coding sequence GTGTTCCTCGAGCAACTGATCAACGGCATCACCCTGGGCAGCATCTACGCCATCGTGGCGCTGGGATACACGCTCGTCTTCGGCGTGCTCGACATCATCAACATGGCCCACGGGGAGATCTTCATGTTCGGGGCGTTCGTCAGCATGCTCATCATGAGCAAGGCGGGCGCCCCGCTTCCCGTGGCGTTTCTGGGGGCGATCGTCGTCACCTCGGCGATGGGGCTGCTGCTGGAGTGGCTCGCGCTGCGGCCGCTGCGGGGCCGGCCGGGGGCCTCGCATCTTGCCTCCCTCATCAGCACGATCGGCGTCTCCATCCTCCTGGAAAACGTTGCGCACAAGATCTTCGGGTCCGGGAACCACCTGTTCGAGACCCCTTTCGCGGAGATCAGCTTCACGATCGGCCCGGTGACGGTCTACCTGGTCCAGGTGGTGATCCTGCTCATCTCCCTGCTCCTCATGGTGGGGCTCGCTCTCTGGCTGTCGCGCACGCGCGCCGGGAAGGCGTTGCGCGCCACCGCGGAGAATCTGGAGACGGCGGGTCTGCTCGGGGTGGACACGAACCGGATGATCACCGCCACGGTCGTCATCGCCTCGGCGATGGGCGGGGTCGCCGGGGTGCTGGTGGGGATGGCGTTCAACTACATCAACAACCAGATCGGGCTCTCCATGGGGCTCAAGGGGCTGGCGATCATCATCTTCGGCGGGATGGGGAGCGTCTACGGCGCGATGGCCGGGGGCCTGATCCTCGGGCTCTCCGAAACGTTCGTGGTCGCCTACGGCTCCTCCGGGTACCGGGACGCGATCGCGTTCGTCGCGATCATCGTCATCCTCCTCATCAAGCCGCAGGGGCTGTTCGGGCAGGCGCCCGCCGAGGCAAAGCGTTAA